In Arcobacter sp. CECT 8983, the DNA window TTACACTCACAAGGTATTGATTCTAAGCTTGATTTATCAATCATAGATGAAGTAAAAAAGATGTATGAAAACTTAACAAAGTTAAATATAAATCCAAGACATCCTTATGTGGGAGATATGATTTTCACAGCTTTTAGTGGTGGACATCAAGATGCTATCAAAAAAGGAATAGACTTTTATAGAAAAAACTCTTGCCAAGAATGGAATGTCCCATACTTGCCAATCGATCCAAAAGATATAAAAAGAGGATATGAAGATGTTATTAGAGTAAATTCCCAATCAGGAAAAGGTGGAGTTGCTTTTATTATAAGTGAATTTTTTGGAGATAAGTTAGATAACCAAGACGCGAAAGAGTTTGGACTTTTAGTGAAAAAAGAGAGTGATAAAGTTCAAAGAGAATTGAGTAAAGAGGAGATTATTGAACTTTATGAGGGGTATAAAAAAAGATAATTTTTCATGAAGACTTAGCAGTCTTCGCTTTTTTTGCTTTTTGATCTCGAAAAAGTAAGCAAAAAAGACTGCCGAATTGATGAATGCAAAGCTATCTTCCAGTTAAATATTTATTTTCTGCCCTGTAAAACTTGCAAAAGAGTGCATTTAGCACTCTTTTTTACGCTCAAAAAGTTTCGGGCTTTACAGAAAATAAACATCTAACTTCCAGCTTCATCAAAGGCAGAAAAAATCCCTACAGTTCAAACTATCATTTGTAAATTTAGTAAAGAGAAGTTAGAAGTCTAAACAAATTAAAAAATTAAATGTCTTTATCCCACCTTTGATTCCAACATTTGCAAAAGCCGAATGTTTATTTCTCTTCTAAAAGAGTTACAACTGTTTGAGTAAAGATAAATAATAAATGAGAGAACCCAAAGGGCTTTGATACGGTTGGTGGTTTTCTCAAAGAGAGTGCAAGCACAAGGTTTACTTTGTCCACACAAAGTAAGAGAAGCGGAGAGGTTTACCTTTTCAAGATAATTATTGACATAAATTATTAGTATTATGTCCCCAGATTTTATAACCACATTTTAAAATAAATCAAAATTTTTACTTTCAAAAATATTTCATTATTTGAATCATTTTCATAAATTATTATCTCTTTATTAGATTTCTCATTAATTTGTTTTAGATAAAAATCAAATAAAGGGTCATGAGTTGAATGTGACAAAATTGGTAAGAGTTTGGACATTTCATATGATAATGAAGACGGATAATCTGGATATAAAATTTTATCTGTTGATAAATCAACTATCTCCATGTTTTGCAAATTTTTATGAATTTCATCAATAACTTTTTTTAATTCCTCTTTGTATTTTTTTTCAAGAGTATGGTCTGACGATAATTGAGTATTAAAGATTTTTAATAAATCAACAATAGCATAAATATAATAATCATTATCTAATCGATTCTTTGCCTCTTCATGTAAGATTTCAAGTTGTTTAATGATATTTTTCTCAGTAATAATTATTTGTTTTTTCTTTTCTAATACATAGTTGTTATACTGGTTATTTATCATTTCAATTAAATCATTTAAATATGAATATCTTAAATTTAAAAAGTTATTTAACTCGTTAAACTTTATACCAAAAGTTATGTCTTCTTGCTTAGGTTTATTACTGTATAAACGAACTTGAAAATCATACTCATCCATAAAATCTTTATATGGCCAACTAGCAAACCATTGTCCACTTTTATCATTTAAATTTACGGGATGTGCACCAAAAGTTGCACGTATATGTTTAAAGTATGTATTATCATCCATATGTTCAAATGGGGTGCTTTTTTGAAAAACACTGTTATCATTTTTAAAAGGAATTGAATTATCGCAAGCCAAAACCCTATGTAATTGTGTAATAGCTTCAAAAATAATATCTATGGATGAAATATACAAATATGTTTGCATACTTAAAACATCAATATTGGTATTATCATTTTTCATATCATATAAATTTCTAATTGCAACAGATATCCAATCCATGCAAGAACATATAATATTCCATTGATTTTTTTCATTCACATTTTTGTATCTGTGTAATACAAAATATGAGTTACTATTAACTTTGTCATGAAATTTTGTAATTAACTCTATATCTATTATATTTTTCATTTTACTCTAATATAATTATTTATTAACCATACATTTTATATAAAACACTCTTAAATCACACGATAATAATACACTTAAAACAAATCCTATAACAAAGGAGTTTATTTGATACTATTAAAATATTTTATTATAAATCATAATCATCTATTATTATTTAAAACAAGAGTTATAATACTAAAACTTTACAATCTGCAATATTTTAAGTCTAAACATTTTTTCTACGATATAGTTTAAAATCAATAAATCTTAAAAGGTACTCTTATGAATGACTTATCAAATATAGTAGTTTATAATGATGGAGAATTAGAACTAAAAGTTTCTATAAATACCGAAACAGTATGGTTGAATAGAAATCAACTCTCTGAACTTTTTGGTAGAGATGTAAAAACTATTGGTAAACATATTAATAATGTTTTTAAAGAAAAAGAGTTAGAAAAAATATCAGTTGTCGCAAATTTTGCGACAACTGCATTAGATGGTAAAACTTATAATATAGAGTATTACAATTTAGATGTAATAATTTCTATTGGTTATCGTGTAAAATCTCAAAGGGGTGTTAAATTCCGTCAATGGGCAACAAAAATTCTGAAAAATTATATTCAAAATGGCTATGTAATAAACAGCGATAAAATCACAAATGAAAGATTTGTAAATCTTGAGAATGATGTAAATATATTAAAGAATAAGGTTGATACTATCTCATCAAGACTAGAAGATAATAGTTTGAAAATCAAGCAAGGTATATTTTATGATGGACAAGTTTATGATGCTTATAGCTTTGTATCTGATTTATTAAGAACAACGAAAGAAGAGATAATACTTATTGATAATTATATAGATGATACAACTTTTACACTTTTTTCAAAAGTTCCAAATATAAAAGTAATAATATTTACAAATACTATTTCAAAGCAATTAAAATTAGATTTTGTAAAATATTCAAAACAGTATGATAATATCATTCTAAAAACTTTTAAAAACTCTCACGATAGGTTTTTAATCATTGATAAAAAAGAAGTTTATCATTTAGGTGCGAGTTTGAAAGACCTTGGCAAAAAATGGTTTGCATTTTCTAAGATAAATATAAGTGCAAATGACTTAATATCAAAACTAGATTAAAAAGAAGAAAATATGGCAGAACAATTAAAAAATGTATATACAAAAGAGTATATAAATAATCTAGCAAAAAAAATAAAAGAAAACTATCAAAAGTTTGATAGTGATAGTTTTATTAACTCTATATTTAATTCTACTTGGGAAACTTTAGAGTTAAAGATGCGTATGCGACATATTGCAGTTACTCTTAATACTTTTTTACCTTTATCTTATAAAGAACAACTTGAAATACTAAAACCTACATCACATGATTTTAGTGGTTTTGATGCTATGTTTTTTCAAGATTTTGTGGAAGTTTATGGATTAGAAGATTTTCAAAACTCTATGGAAGCCTTAGAAGTATTTACTCTTGATTCAAGTTCTGAGTTTGCAATAAGACAGTTTATATTAAATTGTGAAGATGAAACAATGTCTCAAATGAAACTTTGGGCAAAAAGTTCAAATGAACATATAAGACGCCTTGCAAGTGAAGGTTGTCGTCCTAGACTTCCTTGGGCTGTGGCTCTTCCTAAATTCAAAAAAGACCCTACAAAAGTATTTGAGATAATCGAACTTCTTAAAAATGATAAATCAAAGTATGTACAAAAAAGTGTTGCTAATAATCTAAATGATATCTCAAAAGATAATCCAAAACTTGTAATTGAGTTTATAAAAACAAACCTTGGAAAAACAAAAGAACTAGATTGGATTTGCAAACATGCTGCTAGGACTTTACTAAAAAAAGCAGATAAAGAAGTCCTTTGTTTATTTGGTTACATAAATAATTCTCATGTAGAAGTTGAAAACTTTATTTGTGATAAGAGTTTAAAAATGGGAGAAAATCTAAATTTCTCTTTTGATATAAAAAGTAATCAAGAGTTAGGAAAGTTAAGAATTGAATATGCAATTATTTATAAAAAAGCCAAAGATAAAAGTTCAAGAAAACTATTTTTAATAAGTCAAAATGAAATAAAAACAAAAACAAAAAGTTTTTCAAAAAGACAAAGTTTTAAAAATATGACAACAAGAAGACATTATAAGGGTGAACATCAAATAGAAATAATAATTAACTCTGATGTTAAATGTAAAGAATCCTTTAATCTTTTTTAGATAATTTCATAATTTATCTTTCTAATAAAAAATTTAATTATTATAGGTTATTATAGTTGTAACATAAAGGTAATATTATGAAAACTACATTAAAAACCTTTCTTTTCTTTTTTATTTTTTTCTTTTCTCCAACTTGTTTAATGGCAAATAATACAAAAGTAATCCTACAACTTTCTTGGTTACATCAATTTGAATACGCAGGATATTATGCTGCAAAAGAAAAAGGTTTTTATAGTGATGTTGGGTTAGATGTCATAATTAAAGAGATGAATTATCAAAAAAAAGATTCGGTTATTGATGATGTTTTAGCTGATAAAATTAATTTTGCAATATCTTATT includes these proteins:
- a CDS encoding DNA alkylation repair protein; the protein is MAEQLKNVYTKEYINNLAKKIKENYQKFDSDSFINSIFNSTWETLELKMRMRHIAVTLNTFLPLSYKEQLEILKPTSHDFSGFDAMFFQDFVEVYGLEDFQNSMEALEVFTLDSSSEFAIRQFILNCEDETMSQMKLWAKSSNEHIRRLASEGCRPRLPWAVALPKFKKDPTKVFEIIELLKNDKSKYVQKSVANNLNDISKDNPKLVIEFIKTNLGKTKELDWICKHAARTLLKKADKEVLCLFGYINNSHVEVENFICDKSLKMGENLNFSFDIKSNQELGKLRIEYAIIYKKAKDKSSRKLFLISQNEIKTKTKSFSKRQSFKNMTTRRHYKGEHQIEIIINSDVKCKESFNLF
- the rhuM gene encoding RhuM family protein; the protein is MNDLSNIVVYNDGELELKVSINTETVWLNRNQLSELFGRDVKTIGKHINNVFKEKELEKISVVANFATTALDGKTYNIEYYNLDVIISIGYRVKSQRGVKFRQWATKILKNYIQNGYVINSDKITNERFVNLENDVNILKNKVDTISSRLEDNSLKIKQGIFYDGQVYDAYSFVSDLLRTTKEEIILIDNYIDDTTFTLFSKVPNIKVIIFTNTISKQLKLDFVKYSKQYDNIILKTFKNSHDRFLIIDKKEVYHLGASLKDLGKKWFAFSKINISANDLISKLD